The following nucleotide sequence is from Streptomyces xiamenensis.
GTTGGTGCGCCAGCAGTCTCGACTGAAGGACGCGCATCGCGGCCGCGCGGTTCTGGATCTGGGACTTCTCGTTCTGACAGGAGACGACGATGCCGGTCGGCAGGTGGGTCAGCCGGACCGCGGAGTCGGTCGTGTTGACGGACTGCCCGCCGGGGCCCGAGGAGCGGAACACGTCGACCCGGATCTCGTTCTCCGGGATGTCGATGTGGTCGGTCTGCTCCACCACGGGCAGCACCTCGACACCCGCGAAGGAGGTCTGGCGCCGGCCCTGGTTGTCGAACGGCGAGATCCGCACCATGCGGTGGGTGCCCTGCTCGACGGAGAGCGTGCCGTACGCGTACGGGGCCTTCACGGTGAAGGTGGTCGACTTGATGCCGGCCTCTTCCGCGTACGAGGTGTCCAGCACCTCGGTCGGGTAGCCCTTGCGCTCGGCCCAGCGCAGGTACATCCGCTGGAGCTGCTCGGCGAAGTCCGCCGCGTCGACCCCGCCGGCCTCGGCGCGGACGCTGATCATCGCCTCGCGGCCGTCGTACTCGCCGGACAGCAGGGTGCGGACCTCCAACTCGTCCACGGCCTTCTGGACGGCCGCCAGTTCCGCCTCGGCCTCGCGCCGCGTGTCGGCGTCGTCCTCGGCCTCGGCCAGCTCGAAGAGCACTTCGAGGTCGTCGATCCGGCTGTGCAGTTCATCGGTCTTGCGCACCTGGCCCTGGAGCAGGGCCAGCTTGCTGGTGACCTGCTGGGCGTGCTCGGGGTCGTCCCACAGCGAGGGCGCCGCCGCCTGCTCCTCCAGCGCGGCCACATCGGCCCTCAACTGGTCAAGGTCGAGGACGGCCTCGATCGACTCCATGGTGGAGGCGAGAGACTTCAGAGCTTCGGATACATCGACGGCTGCCACATACACCAGCGTAACGGCTGCCGCATCCCACCCCGCCGCCAGTCGCCCTCCGGGCGGGCGCAGGGCCCTGCGGGGCCCGGCCGGAGCCGGGCGCAGGGCCGTCTCCCGGCGGTGCGACCGAGCCCGGGGCCGGGTGGCCGCGTGCTCGGAGGGGACCGGTGTCCCCACGACGCCCGTCCCCGCCGCGGCGGTCCGTCGTGCCCGCCCCGTACCCCGCACGAGGCGAGGCCGGACGGCGCCACGGTGCGGTCCGTGTCCGGTGGCCCGCCGGGTATCAGGGGGCGAGGGCGGGTTCGCCGGTGGTGGTGTGCGGGGGCCGGTGGGAGTTGCTGTCGTCGTCGCCGCCCCCGGTCAGCAGCCAGCCGCCGACCGCCACCACGGCCAGGACGCCCGCCGCCACCGTGATCGCCAGCCGGCGCTTGCGGCGGGCCGCCGCCGCGTGGCGGGCCGAGCCGGCGCGGGCCTGGCCAGGGGCGCGGGGCGTGCGCGCCGTGCCGTGCGCGCCGCCGGCCAGTTCCTCGGCGTCCGGCACCCGCATCCGGGTGTGCGTGGCCCGCTCGTCGTCGGGGATGTCGGCCCGCACCAGCGGTACGGCGGCCGGCAGCGGCCCCGGCGCCGGCCGCGGCGGGTCCGCCGGCTCCTGGGGCTCGTCCGCCCCGTCCGGGTCGCCGATGTCCAGCGGCGGCAGTCCTTCCAGCGACGGCAGGATCTCGCGCAGCCGGGAGGCCAGCTCCGCGGCACGCAGCCGCGAGGCCGGGGCCTTCGCCAGGCACTGCTGCAGCACTTCCCACAGCGGGTCCGGCACCCCGGGCAGCCGGGCGGCCGTCTCCGTCACCTGGCGGCGCAGTACGGCCCCGGTGTGCCCGCCGCCGAACGGAGTGAAGCCGGCCAGCAGCTCGTACAGCACCGTCACCAGGGCGTAGATATCCACGGCCGCGCGCGGCGGCAGGCCCTCGACGATCTCGGGGGCGACGTAGTCGGGGGTGCCGACCACCCCGCCCTTGCCGCCGTGCCGGGGTTCGTCGATCAGCTTGGCGACGCCGAAGTCGGTCAACAGGGCGGTCGGCGGTGTGCCGGTGCCGTCGGCGGCCGGCTCCAGCAGGATGTTCTCCGGCTTGATGTCGCGGTGCACGATGCCCGCCGCGTGCGCGACGGACAGGCCTGCGGCGATCTGGGCGGTGATGGCCACCGCCTCGTGCGGGGCGAGCCGCCGTTCCCGTTCCAGGTGGGTGCGCAGGTCGGGGCCGCGCACCAGGTCCATCACCAGGGCGAGGTCCTGGCCGTCCTCGCCCCCTATCACCAGGTCACGCACGCCGACGATGTGCGGGTGCTCCAGGCCGAGCAGGGCGTGCCGCTCGTGGGCGAAGCGCTCCGCCAGTTCCGGGTCGGTGGCGAGGTCCTCGCGCAGCAGCTTGATGGCGACAGGGCCCTGCGGCCCTTCCCCGAGCCACACCGTTCCGGCACTTCCGCGTCCCAGGACGCGGTGGGTCGTGTACTGGCTGCCGATGTTCCGTGCCATGGCGTGAGGCTACGACGGCGATCCGGCCATCGGCGGCCCCGGCCGCCCGCCTTGCCCCGCTTTGTGGGCAAGCGGCGGCCGGAATCCATCTCCAGAAGTCGACAAATCCCCCAGGTCACCGACGTGTCAGGAGCCGGAGGTCACGTCCTGCGCCTTCTCCACCAGACCGAGCCATTCCCCGACGGTGTTGAACCAGTCCTTGGTCGCTTCCCAGAAGCTCTGGCCCTCGGCCACCCACTCCGGAAGCGGCGTGAAGTTCCACAGCAGGAACGCGATCACGGCCATGATCACCACCATGAACAGGCAGCCCTTGAGGCAGCCGAGCCCGGGGATCCGCATGGGATTGGCGCTGCGCGAACGGCCGCGCGGCTCGCGGTCGCGCTCCGGCTCGCGGCGGCGCGGGGGCTCCTGGTACCGCTGCGGGGGCTGCTGGTACGGCTGCGCCTGGGGCTGCGGCTGCTGCTGATAGCGCTGCTCGTCCGCGTACCCGAAGTGCCCGGCCGCCGCCGAGCTACGCCGCTGCGGACGGCGCTGAGGCTGCGGCTGGGGCTGCGGGGGCTGGCGGCGCTGCGGCTGTCGCTGCGGCGCGCGGTAGAGGGGGTCCTGCTCGGGGTCGAGCTGCTGGAACTGGGTCTGCTCGTTGCGGTCCCGGGCGGCGCGCATCTGGTCCGCCCACGGCGGCGGTGCCTGCGGCTCGTCGGGGCCCTGCTGGGCGGGCATCACCCGGGTGCCGTCCAGGCCACCGTCCGCACCCGCACCGGCACCGGCTCCCGCACCGCCGGCCCCACCGGCGGAGGGCAGCACGCTGGTGGCGGCGCCGGGATCGTAGGACCCCCCGGAGAGCGCCTGTGTCGGCTGGGCATCGGGCCCGCCCGGGCCCGTCACCTTCACCGGCGCGCTGTCGGGCGCCAGCAGCGCGGCCACCCCGTACGCCGCGTCCGCCTGCTCCTGGGTGGCGTGCTCGCCGATCCCGGCCACCACGGTGCGCAGCGCCCGGCCCAGGCTCACGGCGCTGGGCCGCTCGTCGGGGCTCTTGCGCAGACAGCGTTCGATGACCGTCCACAGCGGCTCCGGCAGCCCGTCGATCCGTGCGGGCTGCTCGCTGAGGTGGCGCTGGAGGACCTGAAGGGTGTTCTCCCCGGCGAAGGGGGGACGGCCGGTGATCAGCTCGTACATCAGGACGCCGGCCGCGTACACGTCCACGGCCGAGGTCTGCGGGCGGCCCTCGGCGGACTCGGGGGCGATGTAGGAGGGGGTGCCGACGAACTCGTGGGCCCGGGTCACCCCAGGTGAGTCCGCGAGCCGGGCGATCCCGAAGTCGGTGAGCAGCGGGCGCAGCGGGGCGCCGTCCTGTCCGCCGCCGGCCATCAGGACGTTCGCGGGCTTGAGGTCGCGGTGGACCACGCCCTTGGCGTGCGCGGCGGCCAGCGCGTCGGCGACCTGGGCGGTGACGAGGGCGGCGCCGACGGGGCTGAAGGGTCCGTTGTCGCGCAGGTAGCGGTGCAGGTCGGGGCCCTCGACGAGGTCCATGACGAGGGCGAGCAGCTCGCCCTCGACGACGAGGTCGCGGGTGCGGACGATGTTGTCGTCGGTGAGGCGCAGCAGCACGGAACGCTCGCGCAGGAAGCGCATCACGACATCGGGGTCGTGGGCGAGCTCCTCCTTGAGCACCTTGATCGCGACCAGCTCGCCCGGTGCGCCGGTGACGGCCGCCTCGTCCCCGGCGGCCTCCCGCTGGCGCCCCCGCCACACGGTCCCGGTAGCGCCGCGCCCGAGGGGCTCTTCGAGCAAGTATTTGCTGCCGACCGGCCGCACGTGTGCTCCCTGATGCTTCGCTGATGGTGGTGATGATGACGAGTGAGGACGTGTGGTGACGAGACCGAGTTCTCCACTCTAATGCCGTCGCCGGTGCACCCGGGCGGCCGTCTGTTCGGAAGGTTACGATGCCGCGCCGCGGGGAGCTGGTTCCCGGCGGGAGGACCGGCTGAGCGATCAGATCTGGTCAGATCCGGGCAATCAAGATCATTAACTGCGGCTGACGGGGCCAGGTGTCAGCGCCGGGTGCGAGGATGCTTTCACCATCAGCATCCGATGCGATCGAACGGATGCGTTCGGGCGAACGAGCAGACGACCGACCGGAGATGACACCGGGCGGGCGGGGCGAGCGGGAGGGCCGATGCCGATCCAGATCAGGTTGACCGTTCTGGGACGGGGCACCGCCGACGGCGGGGTGGACGTCCAGATCACCGCTCCCGCCGACACCCCGCTCGCCGACGTACTCGGCTCGCTGGCCGCCGCTGCGGTGCCGGGCGCGGGTGCGCCGGGCACGGTGTACTGCGAGGACGAGCGCCTGGACCCGCAGCTCGCCCTGCTGGGCCAGCCGCCGCTCGTGGAGGGCGCGGTGCTCTCCTTCCACCAGCCGCTCACCGGGCCGCGCCCGCCCGCCCCGGCGGCCAGGCTGCTGGTGGTGGCCGGGCCCGACGCGGGCGGGGTGCACCTGCTGAACGGCGGCGAGGTACGGATCGGGCGGTCCTCCGGCGCGGACGTCGCGCTGCGCGACCCCGATGTGTCACGGCTGCACTGCGCGCTGACGCTGGGCCCGGACGGCTCGGTGACGGTCACCGACCTCGACTCCACCAACGGCACCCAGATCGACGGCCGGCCCGTTACCGCCCCGGCCACCCCGCTCCCGGCGGGCGCACCGCTGCGGCTCGGCGAATCAACGCTGCGGGTCGTCCCCGCGGCGACGGTTCGGGCGGTCGGGGCCGCACGGGGATCCGCCTCCGGGCTGCCCGGTGGGGGCACACCGGTGGGGGAGGCCGGACCGGACGGCGTGACACCGGCCGGTGACGGGGGCACGTCCCGGCACGACGCGGCGGCGTCCGCCGCCCGGGCCCGGCCCGGCGGCTACGCCCCGGAGGCGGAACGGGCGGCCGGCCACGTCCGGGAGAGCGGCTCGCGGGACGGCGCCACCATGCCGGCCCAGCGCGACGGCCACGCGTCCGAGGGCTCCGGCGCGGGCGGGGCACCCCGGTGGCGGGAGGAGCGGACCGCCCACCACACGGGCGCGGACCGGCCGCCCCACGCCCCGGAGGTGGCCCGGCGGCACGACGAGCGCCCCGGCACCGCGACCTCGCCGGTCCCCGGGGCCCGGGGCTCCGCGGGCGCCGGCGAGCCCGACCTCTACTCCGCCTCCCCGGGCGACGCCCGGGAGCGGGCCGGCGCCACCGCGCCCCCCTCGGAGCAGGGCGACCGCGACCGCGCGCGGGAGAAGTGCGGCACCACCACGGACACCACCACGGACAGCGCCCCCGGCCCGGGTGCCGGCGATCAGGACGGCACCGGCCGCACCGGCGTGCGCGAGCGCGACCTCTTCGACAGCACCCGCCCGGCCCCCCGGGGCCGCACCGGCGGTACCGCTTCCGGCCGGGACACCGGCGCTCCGCCGGACGTCGGGCGCACCCCGCGCCGCGAGTCCTCGTCCGCCGGCGGGAACGACCGGGCCACCGGCGGCCACGAGGCCCGCGACGTGCTGGACACCGGATGTACCGCCCGGAGCGTGCCCGCCCCGTCGAACGGCGGCGATCGGCCCTCCGCCCCGCGCCGGGAGCACACAGGTGTGGACGAAGGGCGCGCGCACGACGGCCCGGTCACGGCCGGAGCCGCCCGGGGCCCGAGCCCGCACGGCGCCCCGGGCCGGGACGCCGCCGCCGGGCCCGAGGGCGGGCCTGCCTCCGGCCACCCGCTCGCGCCGGCCGGCGCGAGCACCGACGTTCCGGTCCGGGGCGGGGGCGCGGCGGCCGAGGCCGAGCGCCATGCCTCCGCCCACCGGGTACGGTCCGGGCCTGCGGAACGCCCCGGCACCATGGACGTCCCGGGGGTGAACCCGCCGCGGACCGGCGGCCGGCGCGGAAGCGCGGCGGAAGCCGGCGCGGAGCCGTCCGCCACGGGTGCCGCCCAGCACCCCCCGGCAGGCGCCGGCGCTCACGCGGAAGGTGAGCTGCCCGACGCCGACGGCGACCAGCCGCGCACCACCCGGATCGCCGCCCCGCCCCCGCCGCAGGAGCGGCCCCGGATCGGTTCCGGCCCGGAGGGCCACCGTCCGCACGAGGGGCAGCAAGGACCGGACGGGCAGGTCACGCTCGTCGGACAGCAGGCCGTCCGGCAGCGCAAGGGGATCGTGGGCTGGGCGCTGCGGGTCGGGCGGGGAGCCGGGCGCGGAGCCGACCCCGAGGAGGCCGCCGCCGCGCGGGCCGAGGCGGCCGCCGCCGACGCCCGGTGGCCGGATCCGGCCGCCATACTGCTGTCCGCGCTGGAGGGCGACCCCCGGCTCTGGGCGCGCGACGCCGCGCACCCCGAGGCGTACACAGTTCGTCTTGGCACCACCCAGCGCCCCGCCGGGCCGCTGCTGCCGGTCACCATCGGCCTGCCGCGGGCGGGTTCGCTCGGGCTGGCCGGGCCGCGCGAGCGGCTGACCGGTCTGGCGCGGACCGTCCTCGCCCAACTGGCCGCCCTGCACGCCCCCTCCGCCCTGCGGATCGCCGTGCTGGCGGACGGCAGGGCCCGCGAGTGGTCCTGGCTCGGCTGGCTGCCGCATCTGCGCCCCGCCCGGGGCGAGAACTGCCGGCTGCTGCTCGGCTTCGACCCCGCCCAGATCACCGCGCGGCTGCGCGAACTCTCCCAGGTGGCCCGGGAGCCGGACGAGGGCCCGCGTACCGTCGTGCTGCTCGACGGCGACCCCGGCAGCGCCGCCGCCCGCGAGGCCGCCGCGCGGCTCGCGGCGGAGGGGCCGGCCGCCGGCATCCATCTGCTGGTGCTCACCGAGACCCCGCCGGCCACGCCC
It contains:
- the prfB gene encoding peptide chain release factor 2, producing the protein MAAVDVSEALKSLASTMESIEAVLDLDQLRADVAALEEQAAAPSLWDDPEHAQQVTSKLALLQGQVRKTDELHSRIDDLEVLFELAEAEDDADTRREAEAELAAVQKAVDELEVRTLLSGEYDGREAMISVRAEAGGVDAADFAEQLQRMYLRWAERKGYPTEVLDTSYAEEAGIKSTTFTVKAPYAYGTLSVEQGTHRMVRISPFDNQGRRQTSFAGVEVLPVVEQTDHIDIPENEIRVDVFRSSGPGGQSVNTTDSAVRLTHLPTGIVVSCQNEKSQIQNRAAAMRVLQSRLLAHQRAEEQAKMDALKGDGGNSWGNQMRSYVLQPYQMVKDLRTDHEVGNPQGVLDGDIDDFLEAGIRWRKQQEK
- a CDS encoding serine/threonine-protein kinase, whose protein sequence is MARNIGSQYTTHRVLGRGSAGTVWLGEGPQGPVAIKLLREDLATDPELAERFAHERHALLGLEHPHIVGVRDLVIGGEDGQDLALVMDLVRGPDLRTHLERERRLAPHEAVAITAQIAAGLSVAHAAGIVHRDIKPENILLEPAADGTGTPPTALLTDFGVAKLIDEPRHGGKGGVVGTPDYVAPEIVEGLPPRAAVDIYALVTVLYELLAGFTPFGGGHTGAVLRRQVTETAARLPGVPDPLWEVLQQCLAKAPASRLRAAELASRLREILPSLEGLPPLDIGDPDGADEPQEPADPPRPAPGPLPAAVPLVRADIPDDERATHTRMRVPDAEELAGGAHGTARTPRAPGQARAGSARHAAAARRKRRLAITVAAGVLAVVAVGGWLLTGGGDDDSNSHRPPHTTTGEPALAP
- a CDS encoding serine/threonine-protein kinase yields the protein MRPVGSKYLLEEPLGRGATGTVWRGRQREAAGDEAAVTGAPGELVAIKVLKEELAHDPDVVMRFLRERSVLLRLTDDNIVRTRDLVVEGELLALVMDLVEGPDLHRYLRDNGPFSPVGAALVTAQVADALAAAHAKGVVHRDLKPANVLMAGGGQDGAPLRPLLTDFGIARLADSPGVTRAHEFVGTPSYIAPESAEGRPQTSAVDVYAAGVLMYELITGRPPFAGENTLQVLQRHLSEQPARIDGLPEPLWTVIERCLRKSPDERPSAVSLGRALRTVVAGIGEHATQEQADAAYGVAALLAPDSAPVKVTGPGGPDAQPTQALSGGSYDPGAATSVLPSAGGAGGAGAGAGAGADGGLDGTRVMPAQQGPDEPQAPPPWADQMRAARDRNEQTQFQQLDPEQDPLYRAPQRQPQRRQPPQPQPQPQRRPQRRSSAAAGHFGYADEQRYQQQPQPQAQPYQQPPQRYQEPPRRREPERDREPRGRSRSANPMRIPGLGCLKGCLFMVVIMAVIAFLLWNFTPLPEWVAEGQSFWEATKDWFNTVGEWLGLVEKAQDVTSGS
- a CDS encoding FHA domain-containing protein; amino-acid sequence: MPIQIRLTVLGRGTADGGVDVQITAPADTPLADVLGSLAAAAVPGAGAPGTVYCEDERLDPQLALLGQPPLVEGAVLSFHQPLTGPRPPAPAARLLVVAGPDAGGVHLLNGGEVRIGRSSGADVALRDPDVSRLHCALTLGPDGSVTVTDLDSTNGTQIDGRPVTAPATPLPAGAPLRLGESTLRVVPAATVRAVGAARGSASGLPGGGTPVGEAGPDGVTPAGDGGTSRHDAAASAARARPGGYAPEAERAAGHVRESGSRDGATMPAQRDGHASEGSGAGGAPRWREERTAHHTGADRPPHAPEVARRHDERPGTATSPVPGARGSAGAGEPDLYSASPGDARERAGATAPPSEQGDRDRAREKCGTTTDTTTDSAPGPGAGDQDGTGRTGVRERDLFDSTRPAPRGRTGGTASGRDTGAPPDVGRTPRRESSSAGGNDRATGGHEARDVLDTGCTARSVPAPSNGGDRPSAPRREHTGVDEGRAHDGPVTAGAARGPSPHGAPGRDAAAGPEGGPASGHPLAPAGASTDVPVRGGGAAAEAERHASAHRVRSGPAERPGTMDVPGVNPPRTGGRRGSAAEAGAEPSATGAAQHPPAGAGAHAEGELPDADGDQPRTTRIAAPPPPQERPRIGSGPEGHRPHEGQQGPDGQVTLVGQQAVRQRKGIVGWALRVGRGAGRGADPEEAAAARAEAAAADARWPDPAAILLSALEGDPRLWARDAAHPEAYTVRLGTTQRPAGPLLPVTIGLPRAGSLGLAGPRERLTGLARTVLAQLAALHAPSALRIAVLADGRAREWSWLGWLPHLRPARGENCRLLLGFDPAQITARLRELSQVAREPDEGPRTVVLLDGDPGSAAAREAAARLAAEGPAAGIHLLVLTETPPATPASPLDEALAAARRSCAAFRACGTAGVLSGAVATSLRLIGEDGRPGPVITADAVSPAWAERFARALAPLREQEDGAVGAPSPQPLPESVRLLDVLALPRVTPATLRERWAHRSGLPFVLGLGGTGPVEANLAAARAPLMISGPPASGRTELLCSLAVSLAASAGPDALSLLLIEGSATGGGLRPAAELPQAAGHLAASDPVRMRAFAQDLRAELKRRALLLGEEASGAAPGVVAPRPPADDPRREAALPRLVVLVDDLDLLLAPPLGAPGRPAAGSVIRVLESIARQGHRLGVHLITAGSGGAPGTGTPGGRLPDTAWARVTLSGSPAGRAELRTGSGQLIPFQVGRVTGRIPRTATLRPTVTLVDWATAGDPPARRPVRELGNGPTDIALLASAAARAGRTDPAGTASLV